The Comamonas sp. lk genome contains the following window.
ATGCACAGCAGCTTTGCCCCACCAGCGATCTGCAGCAGTCCATGCCGCGCTACACCCAGGGCATGATGGATCTGGGGGCCAGCATCTGCATTCCGCGCAAGCCCGGCTGCCTGGTCTGTCCGCTGCATTCCGAATGCAGGGCGGGGCGTGCAGGCAACCCCGAGAGCTATCCGGTGCGCACACGCAAGGTCAAGCGCTCCTCGGAATCCTGGTGGTTGCTGATTGCCATGGATCAGGATCAGCGCGTCTGGCTGCAAAAGCGTCCGCAGTCCGGCATCTGGGCGGGTTTATACAGCACGCCGGTGTTTGACAGCTTTGAAGCGCTGCAGCGCTCGGTGCATCTGAACTGGCCGGCCAGAGAGAGCCAGGACTGGCATGAGATGCCTGCTTTTTTGCATGTGCTCACCCACAAGGATTTGCATCTGCATCCGGTGTTGGTGCCCATGAATAAAGCGCATACGGCTATGGTTTCTGAAGTCAACGATGCGTGTTGGGCCGATGCTGCCGCCTGGGCCGATCTGGGCTTGCCGGCGCCGATACGCAAGCTGCTGGATGCTGAAATTCAGCCGCTTTGAGCTTTGAGTTTTCAAAAAAAGGTGACGCACGCGTCACCTTTTTCTTTTCTGCAGCTGCTAGAAACGCATGCGGGGCATGACCATGGAGCACCTCAGCTGCAGCAGCGCCAGCCAAAGTGCCCGGGCCTGAGGGCTGCAGCGCCTGGCTTGTATCTGCCGGCCGGCACTGACCACTTGCTGCCTGATGCTTTGTTGGGCCTCGCGGTTGCCGCTGGCCTGAGCCGCCTGCCAAAGCTGCAGGTATTGGGCAATGCTTTGCTGGCTGTCAGGGTCGAGCAGGTGCTGGGCAGAGACGGTCAGCACGGCCTGAACATGGGCTGTTTGCAGCGATGGGGTGCTCATGCCAGCTCCTCGGGTGTGTAGTCCTGCTCGGTGGTCTGGCTTTTACTCGGTGCGCGGGTTGGTGCAGCGTTGTCTGAACCA
Protein-coding sequences here:
- the mutY gene encoding A/G-specific adenine glycosylase; translated protein: MTLPSIATAVVQWQASHGRNHLPWQQTRDPYRVWLSEIMLQQTQVSTVLGYYQRFLDAFPDVASLAAAPQDAVLALWSGLGYYSRARNLHKCAQTVVDQWGGAFPQTAEELVSLPGIGRSTAGAIASFCFSQRVPILDANVRRVLTRVLAFDGDLAQAKNERLLWEHAQQLCPTSDLQQSMPRYTQGMMDLGASICIPRKPGCLVCPLHSECRAGRAGNPESYPVRTRKVKRSSESWWLLIAMDQDQRVWLQKRPQSGIWAGLYSTPVFDSFEALQRSVHLNWPARESQDWHEMPAFLHVLTHKDLHLHPVLVPMNKAHTAMVSEVNDACWADAAAWADLGLPAPIRKLLDAEIQPL